DNA sequence from the Novosphingobium sp. KACC 22771 genome:
CCAGTCCTCGCCCGCGTCGATCATGTCGAGCGCATGGATGGTGACGGCGCGGGTGGGCATATCCACCGCCTCGCCCCGACGCGCGCGGTCATAGGCGCGCACCCCGTCGATCATCAGCGCCGAATAGGCGGGCGGCACCTGCTCGATCGGCCCGGTGAAGGACGGCAGCACCGCCGCGATCTCCGCCGCGATCGGGCGCACATCGCTGGTGGCCACAACCCGCCCCTCAAGGTCGAGCGTCTCGGTCTCCTCGCCGAACTTCACCGTGAAATCATAGGTCTTGGACGCATCGAGCATCCGCCCCGTCAATTTCGTCGCCTCGCCCAGCGCGATGGGCAGGATCCCGCTGGCCAGCGGGTCCAGCGTGCCGCCATGGCCCACCTTGATCCCGCCTTTCAGCTTCATATTATACCCCGCCGCGCGCAGATTGCGCTTGACCGCACTGACCGCCTGCGTGCTGCCCAGTTCCAGCGGCTTGTCGAGAATGATCCAGCCGTGAACGCTCACGCCCCAATCCCCCGCGCGGCCGAAAAATGCCGTCGACAAAGCGCCACATAGCGATCATTCCCGCCGATCTCGGTCTGCGCCCCCTCGATCACCGCCTTGCCCGCATCGTCCACGCGCAGGTTCATCGTTGCCTTGCGCCCGCAATGGCAAACCGCCTTTAATTCGACCAAAGCGTCGGCAATGCCCAGCAAGGCCGCCGAACCGGGAAACAATTCCCCCTGAAAATCGGTGCGCAAACCATAGCACAGCACCGGAATGCCACCCTCATCGGCAATGCGCGCGGCCTGCCACACCTGCTGCGGCGACAAAAACTGCGCCTCATCGATCAGAACGCAGGACAAAGGCCCGGCCGCATGCGTTGCCACCACCGCCGCGTGAATATCGGTGTCCGCGCCAAACCGATGCGCGTCGGCATGCAGGCCGATCCTGCTCTCGATCGCATGGGCGCCCCCGCGATGGTCCAGCGCTGCCGTCCACAGCATCGTGGCCATCCCGCGCTCGCGATAATTGAAATCGGCCTGAAGCAGCGTGGTCGACTTGCCCGCGTTCATGCTGGCATAGTAAAAATAGAGCTTGGCCATCGGTCAGGCTTGCTCTTCGCCCTCTTCATCGCCGCTGCCGATATCGCGCAGCACGCGCGGATCGGCCAGCAGCGCATCAATGCGGCTCGCCTCGTCAAAGCTTTCATCGGGCAGGAACTTGATCTTGGCCGCATATTTCAGCTTCAACTTGCCCGCGACCTCTTTCTGGAAAAAGGCGATGTTCGTGCGCAACGCCTTGAGCACGATCTCCTCATCCTGGCCCAGCAACGGCTTCACAAACACGGTGGCGTGGCGCAGATCCGGGCTCATGCGGACCTCGGTCACACTGACCGAATGGGCGGTCAGGATATCATCATGCACCATCTGGCGCGTCAGCAGGTCGGAAATCACATGCCGCACCTGTTCGCCCACCTTGAGCAGGCGGACCGAGCGGTTTTCGGGCGTTGAAGTTTGGTGGCGTGCCATAAAGTCTCATCAATTCTGTCGCCGGATCGTACCGGCCTGTCGTGAATTTGCTTTGCTCATGGAACGCATCGCTTGGCAATGACTTCTATCACCCGAGCGGCATTGAAATCGGCTCTCGCCCGGCAATTTCAACGCCTCGAAGGAGGAATGCATGCGTAAATTTATCGGACTCGCGCTTTGCGCCCTGATTTTGGCCCCCACCGTTGCATCGGCCCAGCCCGGCGATTGGCGCGGCCACGGCCGTGGCCATTGGGACCATGGGCGTCATGGCGGACGCGGGCCCGACTGGCACGGCGGACGCGGACCGGGCTGGCATGATGGCCGCGGCTGGGCGCCCCAACCCGGTTGGCGCCAATTCCGTCGCGGCGAACGCTTCTACGCCAATCGCGCGCCCAATTATGTTGTCATCAACGATTACCGCCGCTGGCACCGGCTGCGCCCTCCCCCGCGCGGCTATCGCTGGGTGCGCAGCGGCAATGACGCCCTGCTCGTCGGCATTGCCAGCGGCATCGTGGCCAGCGTCATCGTGGGCGCCATGCGCTGAATTTTCCCCCAGCACTGCCAAACTTGGCCCGCCCTGCATCATCAGGGCGGGCCTTTTCTTTGGTGCCAGCGACGACGAAAATGCGACAATTTAACACAAGAATGACCGGCACCGTTCAGCTTCCCGTGCATTAGCCCATTGTAAGCATTGGATATTGAGAATTTCCATTCTTCCTAAAGGAGAAGCATCATGAAGACCCCCATCGCGCTGGTGCTGGCAGCCGCCCTGCTGGCCCCTTCGGCCCCCGCCTTCGCCCAGCCTGGCCGCCATGACGGCCCCGGCCGCGGCTATGACCACCGCGACTACCGCGGCCCTCAGGCCCAACGCCCCTTCGTCCAATTCCGCAAGGGCGAGCGTTTCGACCGCCGCCGTGCGCCCAATTACGCCGTCGTCGATTATCATCGCTACCGCCGCCTCTCCCCGCCGCCGCGCGGCTATCACTGGGTACGCAGCGGCAATGACGCTGTGCTCGTGGCCATCACCACCGGCATCGTGGCCAGTGTGATCGTCGGCGCCATGCGCTAAAACCCGCGTGTGGGCGGCGCATCGCACCGCTCACAACTGAACCCGCCCCGGCCCACTATGGAATCATGGCAGCGCGTTTCACCGCTGCCTCCCTCCCCCGGCCGGGCGGGCATCAGAAACGGCAAAAGGGCGGCCTCCCGGATCGGGAAGCCGCCCTTTTCCTTGCCGATCCGTCAAAGGATCAGAGCGTGCGCTCGCGCATTTCCACTTCGAAGACTTCGAGCATATCGCCCGACTTCACATCGTTGGTCGCCTCGAGCACCACGCCGCATTCGAGCCCTGCGCGCACCTCGGCCACATCGTCCTTGAACCGGCGCAGCGAGGCCACGGTGGTCTTCGAAACGATGACGTCGTTGCGGGTAAGACGGGTGTGAAGACCCTTCTTGATATAGCCCTCGACGACCAGCAGACCGGCCGCCTTGTTGTGCTTGCCCGCCGGGAACACTTCCTTGACCTCGGCGCGGCCGACCACGGTTTCGATCCGCTCCGGACCCCAGACGCCCGCCATTTCCTTGGCGATGTCATCGGTCAGGTGATAGATCACGTCGAAATACTTCATCCGCACCTTGAAGCGTTCGATGATCTCACGCGCCTTGGCATTGGGACGGACGTTGAAGCCGACGATCGGAGCGCCCGAAGCGGCCGCCAGATTGACGTCGCTTTCGGTGATCGCACCCACGCCGCTGGCCAGCACCTTGAGCTTGATCTCGTCATTCGAGAGACGGTTGAGCGCATTGACGATGGCTTCGACCGAACCCTGCACGTCCGCCTTCACGACGATCGGATATTCGATCACCGACTGCTTGGCGGCCAGCGCCGAGAACATGTTCTCAAGGCTGGAAGGCGCCGAAGTCGTGCGCTTGGCGGTGGCCTGTTCCTGACGGAACGCCGCCACTTCGCGGGCACGCGCTTCGCTTTCCACCACGGTCAGCGTATCGCCGGCCATCGGCACACCGCCAAGGCCCAGAACCTCAACCGGCAGCGAGGGCGGAGCCTGCTTCACCTGACGACCCTTGTCGTCCAGCATGGCGCGCACGCGGCCCGACTGGGTGCCGACCACAAAGATGTCGCCAACCTTGAGCGTACCGCGATTGATGAGGACGGTGGCCAGCGGCCCCTTGCCCTTGTCAAGCTTCGCCTCGATCACCGTGGCTTCCGCCGCACGATCGGGGTTCGACTTCAACTCCATCAATTCGGCCTGCAGCAGGATCTTGTCGATCAGGTCCTGCAGCCCCGCGCCGGTCTTGGCCGAGACTTCCACGTCCTGAACGTCACCCGACATCTGCTCGACAATGATTTCATGCTCAAGCAGGCGTTCGCGGATCTTCTGCGGGTTGAACTCAGGCTTGTCGCTCTTGGTGATCGCCACGATCATCGGCACTCCGGCCGCCTTGGTGTGGTTGATCGCCTCGATCGTCTGCGGCATCAGCCCGTCATCACCGGCCACCACCAGAATGACGATGTCGGTGACATTGGCACCGCGCATACGCATTTCGGTAAAAGCCTCGTGGCCCGGCGTATCGAGGAACGTCACCAGATCGCCACTCTTGGTCTTGATCTGATAGGCGCCGATATGCTGCGTAATGCCGCCCGCTTCCCCGCGCACCACATCCGTGCCGCGCAACGCATCGAGCAGCGAGGTCTTGCCATGGTCAACGTGGCCCATGATCGCCACGACCGGCGGACGGGTCTTGAGCGTTTCATCGGCGTCGACGTCAACGGTCGTGTCGATATCAACGTCGCTTTCCGAAACGCGCTGGATGTTGTGGCCGAATTCCTCGACCAGCAGCTCCGCCGTGTCCTGATCGATGGTGTGGTTGAGCGTCACCACCATGCCCATCTTGAAGAGCGACTTGACCAGATCAGCGGCCTTTTCGGCCATACGGTTGGCCAGTTCCTGCACGGTGATCGCCTCGGGCACGATCACATCGCGCACCTGCTTCTCACGCTGCTGATACTGACCACCAAAGTGGGCGCGACGTTCCTTTTCGCGGGCGCGCTTCAACGCTGCCAGCGAACGGGCACGGGCGCCCTCATCCTCGTTCAACGCGCGGTTGACGGTCAGCTTGCCACCACGGCGCTCATCGGCGGCCTTGCGGTCGCGGCTGGGCGCGGGCTTCTTGGCGGCAGGCGCGGCCGCCTCGGGGCGACGCGGCGCGGGCGCGGGCGACTGCACCGGCGTAAAGCGGCGCGGCGCGGGCGCAGCGGGCTTTTCTTCCACCGGAGCGGCCTTGGGGGCCTCAACCTGAACCGGAGCGGGCGCAGGTGCAGGCGCAGGCGCCGCCTCAACCACGGGGGCCGGAGCGGGAGCGGGCGCTTCCTCAACCTTGGGCGCTTCTTCTACCACCGGCGCAGGCGCAGCGGCAGCCTCGGCAGCGCGGCGGTTTTCTTCGGCGCGGCGGCGCTCTTCCTCGAGCTGGCGGGCCTTTTCCTCCTGCTCTCGGCGCGTTGCGGCCTCGCCAGCGGCCAGACGGGCTTCTTCTGCTTCACGCAGCAGACGGGCCTGCATCTCCTGACGCGTTTCGCGGCTTGCGGCCACGGGCGCGGGGCGCACAGGCGGCAGCGGCGGGCGCGCGGGCTGGGCCACAGGGGCGGGCGCAGGAGCAGGAGCGGCCGCAGGCGCTTCCACGCCCTGCCCGCCCTCACCCGGCTTGCCCGGGATCACCTTGCGGCGTTTCACTTCAACCACCACCTTGTTGGTGCGGCCGTGGCTGAAGGTCTGCTTGACTTCGCCCGCTTCCACCGAGCGCTTCAGCCCCAGCGGCTTGCGGCCCAGTGTCGGTTTGTCATTGCTTTCGGTCATCGGTTCAAACAGCCCTTCAGTCTCAATTCGTCTCAGCCGGCGACTCGCAGTCGTCAGCGTCATCATAATGTGCGTCCGGTTCGGCGGCATCGCCGCCAAAGCCTTGATTATCTTTGGCAAGATAGTGATTCAGGCGCGCGAGCAAGGGGGCCAGCCTTTCGGCCGATGCCCGGTCGGTCAACGCCAGATGCACGACATTGTCCCGGCCCAATGCCACAGACAGGGCCGCCCGGTCCAGTGGCAAGGTATCACCCTTTTCACCACTGCCCTCGGTTTCCCTGCCCACGCGCCAGGCCTGATCCAGTTTGCGATTGCCATCATCGCCCGCATCGGCCGCATGGGCCAGCCATACGACCCGCCCCATACGCGCGTTTTCGGCGATGCGGTCAGAACCGACCAGCAGGCGCCCGCTGCGCATTTCCAGCCCCAGCCGGTCGGTAAAGGCCCGCGTCAAAGCAGCCTCAATCCTTTCGGGCAGGTCATCGGGAATGGCAATCTTCGCGCCCTTGTAGGCCCGCGCCAGAGCGCCCTTCAGACGCCCCTTGGCCATGGCCTGCACCAGTTCATCCTTGCGCACGCCGATCCACGCCCCGCGCCCCGGCGCCTTGGCCAGAGCATCAGGCGCAACAAAGGCGACCCCATCAGGCCCGTCGGGCGAAATCGCCAGACGGATCAGCGCATCGCGCGGGGCCACCTCGCCGGAAAGGATGCATTTCCTCTCCGGCCCGGCGTCAGCAATGTCGGAGCTTACGCGCTCATTGCGAGGAATCCGCATCGGCGGCTCCCCCGTCTACTTCCGGCACACCAGCTTCCGGTTCATCGGCGAACCAGTGGGCGCGGGCGGCCATGATGATCTCATTGCCCTGTTCTTCGCTCAGGCCATATTCGCCCAGAACGCCGCCACGGCTGACTTCCTCGCGCTTTTCATCACGCTTGTCGTCGCGCTTTTCATTGCGACGGCGCTGGTCATTGGCGCGCTTCTTGGCAATCAGCTCGTCGGTGGCCAGATCGGCCAGATCGTCAAGCGTCTTGATCCCCGCCTTGCCCAGCGTCACCAGCATGCCCTCGTTAAGGTGGGGCAGCTGCGCCAGCGCATCCTCGACGCCCAGCGCGCGGCGCTCCTGACGGGCGGCCTCCTCGCGGCGGTCGAGCGCTTCCTGCGCACGGTTCTGAAGCTCTTCGGCCAGCTCTTCGTCGAAGCCTTCGATCTGCGCCAGTTCGGCGATCTCGATATAGGCCACTTCTTCCAGCTCGCTGAAGCCTTCGGCGACCAGCAGCTGCGAGAGGGTTTCATCGACATCCAGCTCTTCTTCGAACAGCTTGGACTTTTCGGCGAATTCTTTCTGGCGCTTCTCGCTCGCCTCGGCCTCGGTCATGATGTCGATCTGACGGCCGGTCAACTGGCTGGCGAGACGCACGTTCTGACCGCGGCGACCGATGGCCAGCGACAGCTGATCGTCGGGAACCACGACCTCGATGCGGCCCTCTTCCTCGTCGATCACCACGCGCGACACGGTCGCGGGCTGGAGAGCGTTGACCACGAAGGTCGCGGTATCTTCGCTCCAAGGGATGATGTCGATCTTTTCGCCCTGCATTTCCTGCACGACGGCCTGCACGCGGCTGCCCTTCATGCCGACGCAGGCGCCGACCGGGTCGATGCTCGAATCGCGGCTGATCACGCCGATCTTGGCGCGCGAACCCGGATCGCGGGCTGCGGCCTTGATCTCGATGATGTTGTCATAGATTTCAGGCACTTCCTGCGCAAACAGGCGCTTCATGAAATCGGGGTGTGCGCGGCTCAGGAAAATCTGCGGGCCGCGGTTCTGACGCTCGACCTTGAGGATCAGCGCACGCACGCGCTCACCGACGCGGGCGGTTTCGCGCGGGATCTGCTGATCGCGGCGGATCACGCCCTCGGCGCGGCCAAGGTTGACGATCACATGGCCGAATTCGACCGACTTGATCACGCCCGTGACGATTTCGCCCGCGCGGTCCTTGAACTCGGCATACTGACGGTCGCGCTCGGCATCGCGCACCTTCTGGAAGATGACCTGCTTGGCGCTCTGGGCGTCAATGCGGCCAAGGTCCACCGGGGGCAGCGGATCGACGATGAAGTCGCCGATCTTGGCGTCCTTCTGCAGCTTTTCCGCCGCCTTCAGGTCCACCTGTTTGAAGTAGTCATCGACATGCTCGACCACTTCGACCACGCGCCACAGGCGCAGATCGCCGGTGCGCGGGTCCAGCTTGGCGCGAATGTCGTTTTCGGCGCCATAGCGGTTGCGGGCCGACTTCTGGATCGCTTCTTCCATTGCCTCAATGACGATCGCCTTGTCGATCATCTTCTCGGTGGCAACAGCCGTTGCAATCGCGAGCAGTTCGGCGCGGTTGGCGGAAATCGCACTGGCCATAATCAGTCTTCCTGCGTTTCGGTTTCTTCGTCGATCTCGTCGAAATCTTCGTCAAGATCAATGGGTTTGGTTGCGGCCAGCAAGCGATCGGTCAACACCAGCTTGGCGGAATGAATATCAGCAAAGGGGAAAGTCACGCGGCCCGACTTCTTGTCCTCCAGCGCGATCACCTCGCCCTCGACCGAGACAAGATTGCCCACCACGCTCTTGCGGTTGCCATCGACGGGGACGGTCAGATTGACCTTGGCCTCATGGCCGATCCACGTGACGAAATCCTTGAGGCGGGTCAGCGGACGGTCGATACCGGGCGAACTGACCTCAAGGCGATAGGCCTCCTCGATCAGCGTTTCGCCCGCCTCTTCCAGCGCGTCGATCTTGTCCGAAATGCGGTGCGAGAGCGCAACGCAATCGCCGATCACCAATTGCCCGGTTTCGGGGCGCTCGGCCATGATCTGCAGCGTGTGCTCCTCATCACCCACGTCCGACTTGCCAAACAGAATCACGCGCACAAGATCAAGGCCAAGGGCTTTCACCTCGGGTTCGACAATCTCGGTAATACGCGCGATATTGGCCATGTAAGTTCCTGTAATGGCGATATTGTTGCAATGCAGTTTCGCGCCGGCCCCTTCCGGCGCCAGCCCCGCTTTGCTTCACAATGTCGGGATTGACCGGCCCATTACGCCTGTTTGGCGGGGAATGCAAGGGGGTGACGCGGCATCCCGCCCAGTCTCAATCCTTGACATCCTGCTCAAAGCGGATTTTCCCAGCCTGCACTGACCAAATCGCTTTGTTGCGCACCGTAATAATCATCAGATCCAGTTTGGTCATGCGGCTGATAAAGGCATGAACCTCGGTCGGTTGCGGATCCAGCAAATGCGTTAGAAACAAGGCCACCGGCTGTATCCCGTCCTTGTCAGGTTTTTGCTGCAAATCAATCGGGAAACAGGCTTTCATAAAGCGCCGCTCGCCGGTCATCTTGCCATCCGCGCCAAAATCGAAACGATAGTGGCCACCCGCGGGATAGGCGGAGAAAGAAGTCGCAGAACTCATCACATAGACCGAGATACCCCCATCCGCATTAGGCAGAGCCAACGTGTTTGGCGAAGACTTCGTGCATACCTCATGATCCGCAGTCCGCATGGCCTCGATTGCTTTCTGGCGGGCCGCCACCAGCCGTTCAGCAAGAGGGGAAATCGCCCCTTCCTTATCCAGCACACCGCCGGCCACCTTGCCCTGAGCATAGGTGTAAGTCGCCAGAGAGAAATACCTACCCTCACGCTCCCCATAAAATGTGACCAGCAGACCTCCATCCGCAACCGGCTCGACAACATAGCCCTGCAAACCTCTGGCTTCCAAGGCATTCGCCCCGCCCTTTTCCGCCAGCATCGCATCGGTGGTGTGCCACGCTGCCTGATCATAGGCATACATTCGCTGCCCCTGATCCTCCGCGACTTGGGCCGCATCAAGTTCGGCCTGCGTTGGCCTGGCACAAGCGGGGGCCGCAAGCGCAAAGCCGGCGAGACAAAGTAAAGACCTCCAGACCACGTTGCTCACCCCCGCTCCCACCCCTCATCCGTCGCCTGCGTCAGCCACACGCCGCTGCCCAGCATCATTTCCACCCGCGCGAGCACATTGTCCACCGCCAGCATCGCCGCGCTTTTGCCCGCAAATTCGGCCAGAGGCGCCTGTTTTTGCCCCATCTGTTCGATCACGCTGGCGTGCGGAATGGCGGGCCAGTCGGGGTGCTGGGCCAGAATGTCGCGGTGCATCGCCTTGCGCCGATCCACCATCGAGAGCACCGGCAGCACGCCCGGCGCCTTGCCCCCGCGCTCTGCGGCCAGATGCTCCCTCACCTGCTCCAAAGTCCGCATCGCCAAGGGCGCGGGCAGCAAAGGCACCACCAGCAGATCAGCCCCGCGGAAAATCTGATCCGAAATCCCGCCCAGACCCGGCGGACAATCGACGACAATCCGGTCATAATCGGGCGACAGGCTCTCCAGCAGCTTCTTCAACCGCTTGGGCTTGTCATCGGCCAGATCGCTTTCCAGATGGCGCAGCGACAGGTCCGCCGCGATCAGGTCCAGCTCTGGCCAGTTGGTCGGCACAATCGCATCGGCAGGATCGGCATCGCGGGCAAAAATCTTCTTCGCCTTGGCGGCGGCCCCCGCCTGCCCCAGCAGGAAGGCCACCGCCCCCTGCGCATCAATATCCCAGATCAGCGTCCGTTTGCCCTGACCTGCAAAGCCATGCGCCAGATTGACCGCCAGCGAGGATTTTCCCACCCCGCCCTTCATGCTGTAAACCGCGATCACCTTGCCCATGCGCGCGCCTTTCTTACAATTTGCGCGCAACTTAGGCATCGTGCCGCCCAAGTCAAAGCAGATGATGTTTCCGCATTGTGTGGCGCAATTGATCATAGGTCACACCCAGCGCCTTGGCGGTCTGGCGCTGGTTATAGCGGTGACGGGCAAGGGCGGCCTCGACAATCGCCTTTTCATGCGCATCGACCGCGCCGCGCAGGTCCGACACTCCGGCCAGATCGCCCGCCATAACCGGCGCGGGCGCGGCCTCGCTGTCGGCCGCGCGCAGCGATTGGGTCGGCTTCCAGGGCGAATCGAAGGGGTCAAAGGTGATTTCACCAATCGGCAAGTCCGGACTGTCGCTGCGATAGACCGCCCGCTCGATCACATTGCGCAATTCGCGCACATTGCCCGGCCAGTGGTATTTCTCCAGCGCCGCCGCCGCCGCGCCGGTAAAGCCGGGCCAGCGCTCCCAGCCCATTTCACTGGCCATGCGCCGCCCGAAATATTCGGCCAGCACCGAAATGTCCCCCTCCCTCGCCCGCAGCGGCGGCAGGGTGATGACCTCGAAACTCAGCCGGTCGAGCAGGTCGGCGCGAAACCGCCCCTCGCGCGCCATCCGGGGCAGGTCCTCATTGGTCGCCGCCACAATGCGCACATCCACCCGCAGCGGGCGCGAGGCCCCGATCCGCGTCACCTCGCCATATTCCACCGCGCGCAGCAGGCGCTCCTGCGCGCCCATGGAAAGTGTGCCCAGTTCGTCGAGGAAAAGCGTGCCGCGATCGGCTTCCTCAAAGCGCCCCGCCCGCGCCCGCGTCGCCCCGGTAAAGGCCCCCGCCTCATGCCCGAAGAGTTCCGCCTCGATCAGCGTCTCGGGCATGGCCGCGCAATTGAGCGTCACCAAGGGCTCATCCCAGCGCGAGGACAGGCGGTGGAGACGTTCGGCGATCAGTTCCTTGCCCGTCCCGCGCTCGCCGATCACCAGCACCGGACGACGCAGCGGGGCAGCGCGACTGGCCCGTTCGACCGCATCGAGGAAAGCGCCCGATTGGCCGATGAATTGCACATCACGCGGGGCATGGTGGGGAGAGAGCGCCACGAGCAA
Encoded proteins:
- the truB gene encoding tRNA pseudouridine(55) synthase TruB, translated to MSVHGWIILDKPLELGSTQAVSAVKRNLRAAGYNMKLKGGIKVGHGGTLDPLASGILPIALGEATKLTGRMLDASKTYDFTVKFGEETETLDLEGRVVATSDVRPIAAEIAAVLPSFTGPIEQVPPAYSALMIDGVRAYDRARRGEAVDMPTRAVTIHALDMIDAGEDWATLRAHVSKGTYIRSLARDIALALGTRGSVTMLRRLSAGPFTLDHAISLDSLNEIGQGASLETKLLPLEAGLVDIPALSLSPEQAGAVRQGRVLVGQPYPDGLYLARLGKVPVALMQLEGGLAKVERGFNLSDVAE
- a CDS encoding thymidine kinase is translated as MAKLYFYYASMNAGKSTTLLQADFNYRERGMATMLWTAALDHRGGAHAIESRIGLHADAHRFGADTDIHAAVVATHAAGPLSCVLIDEAQFLSPQQVWQAARIADEGGIPVLCYGLRTDFQGELFPGSAALLGIADALVELKAVCHCGRKATMNLRVDDAGKAVIEGAQTEIGGNDRYVALCRRHFSAARGIGA
- the rbfA gene encoding 30S ribosome-binding factor RbfA — encoded protein: MARHQTSTPENRSVRLLKVGEQVRHVISDLLTRQMVHDDILTAHSVSVTEVRMSPDLRHATVFVKPLLGQDEEIVLKALRTNIAFFQKEVAGKLKLKYAAKIKFLPDESFDEASRIDALLADPRVLRDIGSGDEEGEEQA
- a CDS encoding RcnB family protein, with product MRKFIGLALCALILAPTVASAQPGDWRGHGRGHWDHGRHGGRGPDWHGGRGPGWHDGRGWAPQPGWRQFRRGERFYANRAPNYVVINDYRRWHRLRPPPRGYRWVRSGNDALLVGIASGIVASVIVGAMR
- a CDS encoding RcnB family protein; the encoded protein is MKTPIALVLAAALLAPSAPAFAQPGRHDGPGRGYDHRDYRGPQAQRPFVQFRKGERFDRRRAPNYAVVDYHRYRRLSPPPRGYHWVRSGNDAVLVAITTGIVASVIVGAMR
- the infB gene encoding translation initiation factor IF-2, with protein sequence MTESNDKPTLGRKPLGLKRSVEAGEVKQTFSHGRTNKVVVEVKRRKVIPGKPGEGGQGVEAPAAAPAPAPAPVAQPARPPLPPVRPAPVAASRETRQEMQARLLREAEEARLAAGEAATRREQEEKARQLEEERRRAEENRRAAEAAAAPAPVVEEAPKVEEAPAPAPAPVVEAAPAPAPAPAPVQVEAPKAAPVEEKPAAPAPRRFTPVQSPAPAPRRPEAAAPAAKKPAPSRDRKAADERRGGKLTVNRALNEDEGARARSLAALKRAREKERRAHFGGQYQQREKQVRDVIVPEAITVQELANRMAEKAADLVKSLFKMGMVVTLNHTIDQDTAELLVEEFGHNIQRVSESDVDIDTTVDVDADETLKTRPPVVAIMGHVDHGKTSLLDALRGTDVVRGEAGGITQHIGAYQIKTKSGDLVTFLDTPGHEAFTEMRMRGANVTDIVILVVAGDDGLMPQTIEAINHTKAAGVPMIVAITKSDKPEFNPQKIRERLLEHEIIVEQMSGDVQDVEVSAKTGAGLQDLIDKILLQAELMELKSNPDRAAEATVIEAKLDKGKGPLATVLINRGTLKVGDIFVVGTQSGRVRAMLDDKGRQVKQAPPSLPVEVLGLGGVPMAGDTLTVVESEARAREVAAFRQEQATAKRTTSAPSSLENMFSALAAKQSVIEYPIVVKADVQGSVEAIVNALNRLSNDEIKLKVLASGVGAITESDVNLAAASGAPIVGFNVRPNAKAREIIERFKVRMKYFDVIYHLTDDIAKEMAGVWGPERIETVVGRAEVKEVFPAGKHNKAAGLLVVEGYIKKGLHTRLTRNDVIVSKTTVASLRRFKDDVAEVRAGLECGVVLEATNDVKSGDMLEVFEVEMRERTL
- a CDS encoding DUF448 domain-containing protein; its protein translation is MRIPRNERVSSDIADAGPERKCILSGEVAPRDALIRLAISPDGPDGVAFVAPDALAKAPGRGAWIGVRKDELVQAMAKGRLKGALARAYKGAKIAIPDDLPERIEAALTRAFTDRLGLEMRSGRLLVGSDRIAENARMGRVVWLAHAADAGDDGNRKLDQAWRVGRETEGSGEKGDTLPLDRAALSVALGRDNVVHLALTDRASAERLAPLLARLNHYLAKDNQGFGGDAAEPDAHYDDADDCESPAETN
- the nusA gene encoding transcription termination factor NusA, translating into MASAISANRAELLAIATAVATEKMIDKAIVIEAMEEAIQKSARNRYGAENDIRAKLDPRTGDLRLWRVVEVVEHVDDYFKQVDLKAAEKLQKDAKIGDFIVDPLPPVDLGRIDAQSAKQVIFQKVRDAERDRQYAEFKDRAGEIVTGVIKSVEFGHVIVNLGRAEGVIRRDQQIPRETARVGERVRALILKVERQNRGPQIFLSRAHPDFMKRLFAQEVPEIYDNIIEIKAAARDPGSRAKIGVISRDSSIDPVGACVGMKGSRVQAVVQEMQGEKIDIIPWSEDTATFVVNALQPATVSRVVIDEEEGRIEVVVPDDQLSLAIGRRGQNVRLASQLTGRQIDIMTEAEASEKRQKEFAEKSKLFEEELDVDETLSQLLVAEGFSELEEVAYIEIAELAQIEGFDEELAEELQNRAQEALDRREEAARQERRALGVEDALAQLPHLNEGMLVTLGKAGIKTLDDLADLATDELIAKKRANDQRRRNEKRDDKRDEKREEVSRGGVLGEYGLSEEQGNEIIMAARAHWFADEPEAGVPEVDGGAADADSSQ
- the rimP gene encoding ribosome maturation protein RimP; translation: MANIARITEIVEPEVKALGLDLVRVILFGKSDVGDEEHTLQIMAERPETGQLVIGDCVALSHRISDKIDALEEAGETLIEEAYRLEVSSPGIDRPLTRLKDFVTWIGHEAKVNLTVPVDGNRKSVVGNLVSVEGEVIALEDKKSGRVTFPFADIHSAKLVLTDRLLAATKPIDLDEDFDEIDEETETQED
- a CDS encoding ParA family protein, whose amino-acid sequence is MGKVIAVYSMKGGVGKSSLAVNLAHGFAGQGKRTLIWDIDAQGAVAFLLGQAGAAAKAKKIFARDADPADAIVPTNWPELDLIAADLSLRHLESDLADDKPKRLKKLLESLSPDYDRIVVDCPPGLGGISDQIFRGADLLVVPLLPAPLAMRTLEQVREHLAAERGGKAPGVLPVLSMVDRRKAMHRDILAQHPDWPAIPHASVIEQMGQKQAPLAEFAGKSAAMLAVDNVLARVEMMLGSGVWLTQATDEGWERG
- the pspF gene encoding phage shock protein operon transcriptional activator — its product is MALSPHHAPRDVQFIGQSGAFLDAVERASRAAPLRRPVLVIGERGTGKELIAERLHRLSSRWDEPLVTLNCAAMPETLIEAELFGHEAGAFTGATRARAGRFEEADRGTLFLDELGTLSMGAQERLLRAVEYGEVTRIGASRPLRVDVRIVAATNEDLPRMAREGRFRADLLDRLSFEVITLPPLRAREGDISVLAEYFGRRMASEMGWERWPGFTGAAAAALEKYHWPGNVRELRNVIERAVYRSDSPDLPIGEITFDPFDSPWKPTQSLRAADSEAAPAPVMAGDLAGVSDLRGAVDAHEKAIVEAALARHRYNQRQTAKALGVTYDQLRHTMRKHHLL